Within Caproicibacterium argilliputei, the genomic segment CTATGCCGGGTGGAACACCTCGGCAAATACCCTTGGCACTGCAATTGCTGAGGGCGTGGACGCCTGTCACAGCGGCTGCACACAGGAACACATGGATTTCCTGATGGAGCGGTATCTGGAAGACGCCGGGTATTGTGCGTTGGTGCGCTGGCAGGTCAATTCTGTACTGGAAAAGTACGGCATGAATTACTTTGATGTTCAGGAGCAGGAGGGTACGGTTAGCAACTTGGTATTTGACGGTCTGCAGGCATTTGCGGCGGCGTATCTGCCGTCACTTGCGGGGAAAGTGGTGCTGCAAAAAGTCTGGATGCCTTGGCGGCGAATGTTTGAAGTCGGCGTGCGCGCTGTTTATACGGGGAAAAGGAAGGGAGAATCGTCATGAAAACCAACGAGGAAATCCTGCAGGCGCTTCGGGGCGGCCTGATTGTTTCGTGCCAGGCGCTGCCGGAAGAGCCGCTGTACAGCTCCTATATTATGAGCCGCATGGCATATGCGGCGATGCTGGGTGGGGCAGTCGGCATCCGTGCCAACACACCGGAGGATGTTCATGAAATCAAGGCGACGGTCAATTTGCCGGTTCTGGCACTGTATAAAAAGGACTACGCCGACTCTTCGGTATACATTACGCCGACAGGAGCGGAAGTGGACGCGCTTGCGGCAGAACATCCGGAAGTCATTGCGATGGATGCGACCAACCGGCCGCGCCCAAACGGTCTGACACTGGACGAGTTTTTTGCC encodes:
- a CDS encoding N-acetylmannosamine-6-phosphate 2-epimerase translates to MKTNEEILQALRGGLIVSCQALPEEPLYSSYIMSRMAYAAMLGGAVGIRANTPEDVHEIKATVNLPVLALYKKDYADSSVYITPTGAEVDALAAEHPEVIAMDATNRPRPNGLTLDEFFARVREKYPHQLFMADCATFEEGVHAQALGFDIISTTLCGYTEDTKHTLLPNLPLVGRLADALRIPVIAEGGIWEAEDLKQAFAQHAFAAVIGTAITRPREITRRYVQAISKEDGCQTRKNA